The Tissierellales bacterium genome includes a region encoding these proteins:
- a CDS encoding phage major capsid protein produces the protein MNKILELREKRAKLWESAKAFLDARRDDKGLVSAEDTATYERMEQDVVDLGKEIDRLEKQAVLDLELSKPTSTPLSNKPNNGMGETKEGRASDEYKKAFWNVMRTKNPKS, from the coding sequence ATGAATAAAATATTAGAATTAAGAGAAAAAAGAGCGAAGCTTTGGGAAAGTGCCAAAGCTTTTTTAGATGCAAGAAGAGATGACAAAGGGCTTGTTTCAGCTGAAGATACTGCTACCTATGAAAGAATGGAACAAGATGTAGTTGATTTAGGTAAAGAGATAGACAGGTTAGAAAAACAAGCCGTTCTCGATTTAGAACTATCAAAGCCTACTTCCACTCCCCTCTCTAATAAACCTAACAATGGTATGGGGGAAACGAAAGAAGGTCGTGCATCTGATGAGTATAAGAAAGCCTTCTGGAATGTTATGAGAACCAAAAATCCAAAGTCAGA
- a CDS encoding head maturation protease, ClpP-related translates to MKKFWNWIKNDDERTLFLNGVISDETWYGDEITPKLFKDELNSESGDIVVWINSPGGDCIAASQIYNMLMDYKGNVTVKIDGIAASAASVIAMAGTEVQISPTGLMMIHNPLTIAFGDASEMEKAKAMLSEVKESIINAYELKTSIPRNELSHLMDEETWFNARKAVDLGFADKIMFAQGDEDKNLEGLAFSNMVAVNSILSKLPKKEKPPAGTSYKELSTRLNLIK, encoded by the coding sequence ATAAAGAAGTTTTGGAACTGGATAAAGAATGATGATGAAAGGACTTTATTTTTAAATGGTGTGATATCTGATGAAACTTGGTATGGAGATGAAATCACACCTAAACTATTTAAAGATGAGTTAAATAGTGAATCTGGAGATATTGTTGTTTGGATTAATTCCCCTGGTGGCGACTGCATTGCTGCTAGTCAAATCTACAATATGTTAATGGATTATAAAGGCAACGTCACAGTTAAGATTGATGGAATTGCAGCTAGTGCGGCATCCGTTATTGCTATGGCTGGTACTGAAGTACAAATTTCACCTACAGGTCTAATGATGATCCATAATCCGTTGACTATTGCCTTTGGCGATGCAAGTGAAATGGAAAAAGCCAAAGCAATGCTATCAGAAGTTAAAGAAAGCATCATTAATGCTTATGAGTTAAAAACTAGCATACCAAGGAATGAGCTCTCTCATCTTATGGATGAGGAAACCTGGTTCAATGCTAGAAAGGCTGTGGACTTGGGGTTTGCAGATAAAATAATGTTTGCACAGGGTGATGAAGATAAAAACCTAGAAGGATTAGCTTTCAGTAATATGGTAGCTGTCAATTCTATATTAAGTAAACTACCCAAAAAGGAAAAGCCACCTGCTGGTACTTCCTATAAAGAACTAAGTACACGATTAAATCTAATTAAATAA
- a CDS encoding phage portal protein produces MLFSCPILGGDHINIFSRLFKSRAEPKNSLFGSTYSFFFGSTSSGKTVNERTAMQTTAVYACVRILAETIASLPLHTYMNTESGKEKARDHPIYYLLSDSPNPEMTSFVFRETLMGHLLLWGNSYSQIIRNGHGKVVALYPLLPDKMKVGRSENGEIYYLYTSEGKEYLLRNTEVLHIPGLGFDGLIGYSPIAMAKNAIGMALATEEYGAKFFSNGANPGGVLEHPGVVKDPHRIRDSWNQVYQGTSNAHRVAVLEEGMKFSPIGIPPEQAQFLETRKYQTEEICRIFRVPPHLVGDLERATFSNIEHQSISFVVHTIRPWLVRIEQSINKALFSEEERHKYFVSFLVEGLLRGDYESRMRGYSIGIQNGFMSPNDVRSLENMNPIPSDEGGNTYMVNGNMLKLKDVGAYANKNTGGDENKEVLELDKE; encoded by the coding sequence GTGCTTTTTTCATGCCCAATTTTAGGAGGTGATCATATAAATATATTTTCAAGATTATTTAAATCAAGGGCTGAACCAAAGAATAGCTTATTCGGTTCTACTTACAGTTTCTTCTTTGGCTCTACTAGTAGTGGGAAAACAGTAAACGAAAGAACAGCTATGCAAACCACAGCTGTATATGCCTGTGTTAGAATACTTGCTGAAACAATAGCCTCTCTCCCACTCCACACTTATATGAATACTGAAAGTGGAAAGGAAAAAGCAAGGGACCATCCAATATATTATCTTCTTTCAGATTCCCCTAACCCTGAGATGACCTCATTTGTGTTTAGAGAAACACTTATGGGTCATCTTTTATTATGGGGAAATTCCTACTCTCAGATAATAAGAAATGGGCATGGAAAAGTAGTGGCCTTATATCCTTTGCTTCCAGACAAGATGAAGGTTGGAAGAAGTGAAAATGGAGAAATTTATTATCTCTATACTAGCGAAGGAAAGGAATATTTATTAAGAAATACAGAGGTCCTTCACATACCAGGCCTTGGGTTTGACGGTCTTATTGGATACTCCCCCATTGCCATGGCTAAGAATGCAATTGGCATGGCTCTAGCAACAGAAGAATACGGAGCTAAGTTCTTCTCAAATGGTGCAAATCCTGGCGGTGTTCTAGAACATCCTGGTGTTGTAAAAGACCCTCATAGAATTAGGGATAGCTGGAATCAAGTGTATCAAGGAACATCCAATGCCCATAGAGTTGCCGTTCTTGAAGAAGGTATGAAGTTCTCTCCTATCGGTATACCGCCAGAACAGGCACAGTTTTTAGAAACAAGGAAATATCAAACTGAGGAAATTTGTCGAATATTTAGAGTCCCTCCCCATTTAGTCGGTGATTTAGAAAGAGCTACTTTTTCAAATATTGAACATCAATCTATAAGCTTTGTAGTTCATACTATAAGGCCTTGGCTTGTTAGAATAGAGCAATCTATTAATAAAGCCTTGTTTTCTGAGGAGGAAAGACACAAATACTTTGTTAGTTTCTTAGTTGAAGGCCTTCTTCGAGGGGACTATGAATCAAGAATGAGAGGTTATTCTATCGGCATTCAAAATGGATTTATGTCTCCTAACGATGTAAGGAGTTTAGAAAACATGAACCCTATACCCTCTGATGAAGGTGGAAACACATACATGGTCAATGGCAATATGCTAAAGCTTAAAGATGTTGGTGCTTATGCGAATAAAAACACTGGAGGTGATGAAAATAAAGAAGTTTTGGAACTGGATAAAGAATGA
- a CDS encoding nucleotidyltransferase family protein yields the protein MVNKTDAIEIITWAEENEISIWIDGGWGVDALLKEETRAHNDIDLFVEESDGKKFISILKKKGFVKIVESYTTESHTVWKDTKGRIIDLHIFKFNEQGYIVFEGEEYPPNVFSGIGEIGNKEVKCIDAENQVLFHLGYEHDENDIHDVKLLCERFGIPIPREYN from the coding sequence ATGGTGAATAAAACTGACGCTATTGAAATAATAACATGGGCCGAAGAAAATGAAATTAGTATTTGGATAGATGGTGGTTGGGGTGTAGATGCCCTATTGAAAGAAGAAACTAGAGCACACAATGATATTGATTTATTTGTGGAGGAAAGCGACGGCAAAAAGTTTATTAGTATATTAAAGAAAAAAGGCTTTGTTAAAATTGTTGAATCATATACAACAGAATCACACACGGTTTGGAAGGATACTAAAGGTAGGATAATTGATCTTCATATATTCAAATTTAATGAACAGGGATACATTGTTTTTGAAGGAGAAGAATATCCACCAAATGTGTTTAGTGGTATTGGGGAAATAGGTAATAAAGAGGTAAAGTGCATTGACGCTGAAAATCAAGTGCTATTTCACTTGGGCTATGAGCATGATGAAAATGATATACATGATGTGAAACTTTTATGTGAAAGATTTGGTATTCCTATTCCGAGAGAGTACAATTAA
- the abc-f gene encoding ABC-F type ribosomal protection protein, whose protein sequence is MLKINMKKIKKYYGTRLLLDIEDLKIYENDRIGIIGVNGAGKTTLLEIINKNIDYESGELFLNKNVDIKYIPQLGEPNRKIISGKYASIFQVENKWDSNMSGGEKTRFKLAEGFESTCNLLLVDEPTNNLDIDGINLVVNNFKAYKGTLLVVSHDRNFLDTVCNKILEIENGKCKIYNGNYSKYLELKEMEDTRKEFEYKEFIKEKSRLTNLKRDVENKSAKVKTTPSRMGNSEARLHKMGGQTNKANLDKFAKSVAKRIEHLEKKERPVEQELIKISILESTKPHSKLLISGNNLNKSYGKKVIFDNADFNINNGKKVALLGPNGSGKTTLINMILNEEGIDISKNVRIGYFSQSMDILDEEKTILENVMEKSIHDEKLARLILARLLIKGNKVYEKLKILSGGERVKVSFAKMILEDINLLILDEPTNYLDINSLEVIENLLKDYDGTILLVSHDIRFIKNIAEELLIIENNKIKHFMGNYDEYIRNKNKQKLNIREKNIKEKIMILENQISSLIGEISTEENEERKTELDEQYNLKLKELVNLKREI, encoded by the coding sequence ATGTTAAAAATTAATATGAAAAAAATAAAAAAATATTATGGGACTAGATTACTTTTAGACATTGAAGATTTAAAGATATATGAAAATGATAGGATTGGAATAATAGGTGTAAATGGAGCAGGAAAAACTACATTATTAGAGATTATTAATAAAAACATTGATTACGAGAGTGGTGAATTGTTTTTAAATAAGAATGTGGATATCAAATATATTCCACAATTAGGGGAACCAAACAGAAAAATAATAAGCGGGAAATACGCCTCTATATTTCAAGTTGAAAACAAGTGGGACAGCAATATGAGTGGAGGAGAAAAAACTAGATTCAAATTAGCAGAGGGATTTGAAAGTACTTGCAATTTGCTGTTGGTAGATGAACCAACAAATAATTTGGATATTGACGGAATCAATTTAGTTGTAAATAACTTCAAAGCATATAAAGGGACCCTTTTAGTAGTATCACATGATAGAAATTTTTTAGATACAGTATGTAACAAAATATTAGAAATAGAAAATGGTAAATGTAAAATTTATAATGGGAATTATAGTAAGTATCTTGAGTTAAAAGAAATGGAAGATACGAGAAAGGAATTTGAATACAAGGAATTTATTAAGGAGAAAAGTAGACTTACTAATCTTAAAAGGGATGTAGAGAATAAATCTGCTAAAGTAAAAACCACGCCAAGTAGAATGGGCAATTCCGAGGCACGACTCCATAAGATGGGCGGGCAGACTAATAAAGCAAATCTAGATAAGTTTGCAAAGTCAGTAGCAAAAAGGATAGAGCACTTAGAAAAAAAAGAAAGACCTGTAGAGCAAGAGCTAATTAAAATAAGCATATTAGAATCTACTAAACCCCATAGTAAACTATTAATATCAGGAAATAACCTTAATAAATCTTATGGGAAAAAAGTAATATTTGATAACGCAGATTTTAATATTAATAATGGTAAAAAAGTTGCTCTCCTAGGGCCAAATGGTAGCGGGAAAACTACCTTAATCAATATGATATTAAATGAGGAAGGCATAGACATAAGTAAAAATGTTAGAATAGGTTACTTCAGTCAATCCATGGATATTTTAGATGAAGAAAAGACCATATTAGAAAACGTAATGGAAAAAAGTATTCATGATGAAAAGTTGGCACGACTAATTTTAGCTAGATTGCTGATAAAAGGTAATAAGGTTTATGAAAAATTAAAGATTTTAAGTGGAGGGGAAAGAGTAAAAGTTTCATTTGCTAAAATGATTTTGGAGGATATAAATTTGTTAATACTAGATGAGCCAACAAACTATCTAGATATAAACAGCTTAGAAGTAATAGAAAATTTGCTTAAAGATTATGATGGCACAATACTATTAGTATCTCATGATATAAGATTTATTAAAAACATAGCTGAAGAATTATTAATAATAGAGAATAATAAAATAAAACATTTTATGGGAAATTACGATGAATATATAAGAAATAAAAACAAGCAGAAACTAAATATCAGGGAAAAAAATATTAAGGAAAAGATAATGATATTAGAAAATCAAATTTCTTCTTTGATTGGCGAGATTTCAACTGAAGAAAATGAAGAGAGAAAAACTGAATTAGATGAGCAGTATAATTTAAAATTAAAAGAATTAGTAAATTTAAAACGTGAAATCTAA
- a CDS encoding terminase TerL endonuclease subunit, translated as STDITAFVLVFPPIDEDDKYSILPYFWIPEENIDLRVRRDHVNYDLWEKQGFIKTTDGNVVHYGFIENFIEELGMDYNIREIAFDRWGAVQMTQNLEGMGFTVVPFGQGFKDMSPPTKELMKLTLEEKLAHGGHPVLRWMMDNIFVRTDPAGNIKPDKEKSSEKIDGAVATIMALDRALRNDGVSTGSVYDERGILVF; from the coding sequence TCTACTGACATCACTGCTTTTGTTTTAGTATTTCCACCTATTGATGAGGACGATAAATACAGTATACTCCCCTACTTTTGGATACCAGAAGAAAATATCGATCTTCGAGTTAGAAGAGATCATGTTAATTATGATTTATGGGAAAAGCAAGGTTTTATTAAAACCACCGATGGCAATGTTGTTCACTACGGTTTTATAGAGAATTTTATTGAGGAACTAGGTATGGATTATAACATTAGAGAAATCGCCTTTGACCGCTGGGGTGCTGTTCAGATGACTCAAAACTTAGAAGGTATGGGTTTTACAGTTGTTCCCTTTGGTCAGGGTTTTAAAGATATGAGTCCTCCAACAAAAGAATTAATGAAACTTACCTTAGAAGAAAAATTAGCCCATGGTGGCCATCCTGTCCTTCGTTGGATGATGGATAATATATTTGTTAGAACTGATCCTGCTGGAAACATTAAGCCTGACAAAGAAAAGTCTAGTGAAAAGATTGATGGTGCTGTTGCCACTATAATGGCACTTGATAGGGCTTTGAGAAATGACGGTGTAAGCACAGGTAGTGTATATGATGAAAGAGGGATATTGGTCTTTTAA